The Thamnophis elegans isolate rThaEle1 chromosome Z, rThaEle1.pri, whole genome shotgun sequence genome contains a region encoding:
- the LOC116521232 gene encoding myelomonocytic growth factor-like, with translation MSSARSGLLLVSIALSWLMCLAAPHAEFSGDPGLHQFVSKNKEFAIRIKADLLALNRLVRKAFSFGSNRELITIEKLLGIQQVNISHCQQDPCDMESCFNQIQAGLQTYSGYLSYIHQILTTYADQVLNIQLDISNLSRNIQQQMEESSLTSVVYPPAENEPKFVEVQREIGSYLVLCKLQIFMDMIFRALRHCST, from the exons GTGGTCTTCTTCTTGTCAGTATTGCACTTTCTTGGTTAATGTGCTTAGCTGCACCTCATGCAGAATTTTCTGGAGATCCTGGTTTACATCAGTTTGTTTCGAAAAATAAGGAGTTTGCCATCCGGATAAAGGCTGATCTCCTTGCATTGAATAGGCTTGTG cgTAAAGCATTCAGCTTTGGCAGCAACAGAGAACTGATAACGATAGAGAAGCTTTTGGGCATTCAACAAGTTAATATCTCTCATTGCCAGCAGGATCCCTGTGACATG GAAAGCTGCTTCAATCAGATACAGGCAGGCCTCCAAACCTACTCCGGCTATCTGTCATATATTCACCAAATCTTAACAACTTACGCTGACCAAGTACTTAATATTCAACTGGATATTTCCAACTTGTCCCGCAACATTCAACAACAG ATGGAAGAAAGTAGTCTGACCAGTGTTGTCTATCCACCAGCAGAAAACGAGCCTAAATTTGTGGAAGTTCAAAGAGAAATTGGAAGCTACCTGGTTCTCTGCAAACTCCAGATATTTATGGATATGATTTTCCGGGCCCTGAGGCACTGTAGTACATAA